Proteins co-encoded in one Aspergillus flavus chromosome 2, complete sequence genomic window:
- a CDS encoding putative guanine deaminase → MSESYILIKGATVISAKATGEEVRENCDILIKNDRIKAVGNDISPPVEEEVVTINAENCIITPGFVDGHHHMWQHLLRGITVDWSLFGYCCHLRTVYGSLYDPEDVYFANYAAALSLLNNGVTTVLDHSHIMNSPEHADAAVKGLKDAAIRGTFCYGFYQNPKVPGDIASMATDTFDKAARIKDAVRVREEHFSNNDPSVSLLTFGIALDEAPMQTREQNVEGLEIARKLGARLSTVHTSVISHGEPKAEIVEQFADANLMGPDIVFSHGGWMTDSELAAVRSSGAGIVGTPDTELQMGMGYPIVWKANDLGCRTCLGLDITSNQGNDFLAQMRLALQTQRAREYSNTVHREVGRKTADVLRMATLGGAEVMQMESLIGSIVPGKKADLVIFRCDDIDTVPVADPIGSVVFHASPKTIDTVIVDGKIVKQDGQLVGVDWPSLRGEIVNRSQRLRNQAAKVDMEKPESEFRSIFEKAMKA, encoded by the coding sequence ATGTCGGAGTCATATATCCTTATCAAAGGGGCAACGGTGATCTCTGCGAAGGCAACCGGCGAGGAAGTCCGAGAAAACTGCGATATTCTCATCAAAAATGACCGGATTAAAGCCGTTGGCAATGATATCTCTCCTCcggtggaagaggaagtaGTCACCATCAACGCGGAAAATTGCATCATAACTCCAGGCTTCGTCGATGGCCACCATCACATGTGGCAGCATCTCCTGCGAGGAATCACGGTGGACTGGTCTCTTTTTGGTTATTGCTGCCACCTGCGGACCGTCTACGGAAGCCTGTatgatccagaagatgttTACTTCGCCAATTATGCCGCTGCGTTGAGTCTGCTAAACAATGGCGTCACAACTGTCCTGGACCACTCTCACATAATGAACTCGCCCGAACATGCTGACGCGGCAGTAAAGGGCCTCAAGGATGCTGCTATCCGAGGCACATTTTGCTATGGCTTCTACCAGAACCCTAAAGTACCTGGTGATATCGCCAGTATGGCAACCGACACGTTTGACAAAGCCGCTCGGATTAAAGATGCAGTCCGTGTGCGGGAGGAACATTTCTCAAATAATGATCCGAGTGTTTCACTTCTCACATTTGGAATTGCATTGGACGAAGCACCGATGCAAACTCGAGAACAGAATGTCGAGGGACTGGAGATTGCAAGGAAGCTGGGAGCTAGGCTAAGCACTGTGCACACTTCGGTGATATCGCATGGGGAACCAAAGGCCGAAATTGTCGAGCAGTTTGCTGATGCAAACCTGATGGGGCCAGACATCGTGTTTAGTCATGGAGGTTGGATGACCGATAGCGAGCTGGCTGCGGTGCGCAGTTCTGGGGCTGGTATTGTGGGAACGCCTGACACGGAGCTACAGATGGGCATGGGGTATCCTATCGTATGGAAAGCGAATGACCTGGGATGTCGGACGTGCCTTGGACTTGACATTACCTCGAATCAAGGTAATGATTTCTTGGCACAGATGAGGCTGGCGCTTCAGACTCAAAGAGCTCGTGAATATTCGAATACAGTACACAGAGAGGTCGGGAGAAAGACAGCAGACGTGCTACGCATGGCAACCCTTGGAGGAGCTGAGGTTATGCAGATGGAATCGTTGATCGGATCTATCGTTCCCGGTAAAAAGGCGGACCTGGTGATTTTTCGTTGTGACGACATTGACACGGTGCCTGTTGCGGACCCTATCGGGAGTGTGGTCTTCCATGCGTCACCGAAGACTATCGACACTGTTATTGTCGATGGAAAAATTGTGAAACAAGACGGTCAGCTTGTGGGTGTCGATTGGCCGTCTTTGCGTGGTGAAATTGTAAACAGATCACAACGGCTGAGGAACCAAGCGGCTAAAGTCGATATGGAAAAGCCGGAATCAGAATTCCGCTCCATATTCGAGAAGGCCATGAAAGCGTAA